The following coding sequences are from one Eptesicus fuscus isolate TK198812 chromosome 7, DD_ASM_mEF_20220401, whole genome shotgun sequence window:
- the CSNK1E gene encoding casein kinase I isoform X4, with translation MELRVGNKYRLGRKIGSGSFGDIYLGANIASGEEVAIKLECVKTKHPQLHIESKFYKMMQGGVGIPSIKWCGAEGDYNVMVMELLGPSLEDLFNFCSRKFSLKTVLLLADQMISRIEYIHSKNFIHRDVKPDNFLMGLGKKGNLVYIIDFGLAKKYRDARTHQHIPYRENKNLTGTARYASINTHLGIEQSRRDDLESLGYVLMYFNLGSLPWQGLKAATKRQKYERISEKKMSTPIEVLCKGYPSEFSTYLNFCRSLRFDDKPDYSYLRQLFRNLFHRQGFSYDYVFDWNMLKFVPGAPGHTGPCR, from the exons GTGCCAACATCGCTTCTGGTGAAGAAGTTGCCATCAAGCTGGAATGTGTGAAAACGAAGCACCCCCAGCTGCACATCGAGAGCAAGTTCTACAAGATGatgcagggaggag TGGGAATCCCGTCCATCAAGTGGTGTGGGGCCGAGGGCGACTACAACGTGATGGTCATGGagctgctggggcccagcctTGAGGACCTCTTCAACTTCTGCTCCCGCAAGTTCAGCCTCAAGACGGTGCTGCTCCTGGCCGACCAGATG ATCAGCCGCATTGAGTACATCCACTCCAAGAACTTCATCCACCGGGACGTCAAGCCGGACAACTTCCTCATGGGGCTGGGGAAGAAGGGCAACCTGGTGTACATCATCGATTTCGGCCTGGCCAAGAAGTACCGGGACGCCCGCACCCACCAGCACATCCCCTACAGGGAAAACAAGAACTTAACCGGCACTGCCCGCTACGCCTCCATCAACACCCACCTGGGCATCG AACAAAGCCGCCGGGATGACCTGGAGAGCCTGGGCTACGTGCTCATGTACTTCAACCTGGGctccctgccctggcagggcctCAAGGCCGCCACCAAACGCCAGAAGTACGAGCGGATCAGCGAGAAGAAGATGTCCACACCCATCGAGGTCCTCTGCAAAGGCTACCCCT ccgaGTTCTCCACATACCTCAACTTCTGCCGCTCCCTGCGGTTCGACGACAAGCCCGACTACTCGTACCTGCGCCAGCTCTTCCGCAACCTCTTCCACCGGCAGGGCTTCTCCTACGACTACGTCTTCGACTGGAACATGCTCAAATTC GTGCCCGGCGCCCCTGGGCACACAGGGCCCTGCAGGTAG
- the CSNK1E gene encoding casein kinase I isoform X3: MELRVGNKYRLGRKIGSGSFGDIYLGANIASGEEVAIKLECVKTKHPQLHIESKFYKMMQGGVGIPSIKWCGAEGDYNVMVMELLGPSLEDLFNFCSRKFSLKTVLLLADQMISRIEYIHSKNFIHRDVKPDNFLMGLGKKGNLVYIIDFGLAKKYRDARTHQHIPYRENKNLTGTARYASINTHLGIEQSRRDDLESLGYVLMYFNLGSLPWQGLKAATKRQKYERISEKKMSTPIEVLCKGYPSEFSTYLNFCRSLRFDDKPDYSYLRQLFRNLFHRQGFSYDYVFDWNMLKFGASSSQAQPRDSEAIALPCPHPPPSAGPAYSRTYWCPAPLGTQGPAGRPVQEVEEVEELPPQNYWPMVWTPGPQF, encoded by the exons GTGCCAACATCGCTTCTGGTGAAGAAGTTGCCATCAAGCTGGAATGTGTGAAAACGAAGCACCCCCAGCTGCACATCGAGAGCAAGTTCTACAAGATGatgcagggaggag TGGGAATCCCGTCCATCAAGTGGTGTGGGGCCGAGGGCGACTACAACGTGATGGTCATGGagctgctggggcccagcctTGAGGACCTCTTCAACTTCTGCTCCCGCAAGTTCAGCCTCAAGACGGTGCTGCTCCTGGCCGACCAGATG ATCAGCCGCATTGAGTACATCCACTCCAAGAACTTCATCCACCGGGACGTCAAGCCGGACAACTTCCTCATGGGGCTGGGGAAGAAGGGCAACCTGGTGTACATCATCGATTTCGGCCTGGCCAAGAAGTACCGGGACGCCCGCACCCACCAGCACATCCCCTACAGGGAAAACAAGAACTTAACCGGCACTGCCCGCTACGCCTCCATCAACACCCACCTGGGCATCG AACAAAGCCGCCGGGATGACCTGGAGAGCCTGGGCTACGTGCTCATGTACTTCAACCTGGGctccctgccctggcagggcctCAAGGCCGCCACCAAACGCCAGAAGTACGAGCGGATCAGCGAGAAGAAGATGTCCACACCCATCGAGGTCCTCTGCAAAGGCTACCCCT ccgaGTTCTCCACATACCTCAACTTCTGCCGCTCCCTGCGGTTCGACGACAAGCCCGACTACTCGTACCTGCGCCAGCTCTTCCGCAACCTCTTCCACCGGCAGGGCTTCTCCTACGACTACGTCTTCGACTGGAACATGCTCAAATTC GGGGCTTCCTCGAGCCAGGCTCAGCCCCGTGACAGCGAGGCTATtgcgctgccctgcccccacccccctcccagtgccggGCCCGCGTACTCACGCACATACTG GTGCCCGGCGCCCCTGGGCACACAGGGCCCTGCAGGTAGGCCGGtgcaggaggtggaggaggtggaggaactGCCCCCCCAAAACTACTGGCCTATGGTCTGGACTCCAGGGCCCCAGTTCTGA
- the CSNK1E gene encoding casein kinase I isoform X1, producing the protein MELRVGNKYRLGRKIGSGSFGDIYLGANIASGEEVAIKLECVKTKHPQLHIESKFYKMMQGGVGIPSIKWCGAEGDYNVMVMELLGPSLEDLFNFCSRKFSLKTVLLLADQMISRIEYIHSKNFIHRDVKPDNFLMGLGKKGNLVYIIDFGLAKKYRDARTHQHIPYRENKNLTGTARYASINTHLGIEQSRRDDLESLGYVLMYFNLGSLPWQGLKAATKRQKYERISEKKMSTPIEVLCKGYPSEFSTYLNFCRSLRFDDKPDYSYLRQLFRNLFHRQGFSYDYVFDWNMLKFMRPPSRQPPALPCGRPQDQLGCSPESRGRGPGAARARARGEDGAAPGVCDPGPAPRPAHGDPRQPAPQCCRACGLHPSLPHPASWQYFSQSDLTGRQREEGEHEATPGRSGQRFVLRPHWAARGLPDFSLTDKRAI; encoded by the exons GTGCCAACATCGCTTCTGGTGAAGAAGTTGCCATCAAGCTGGAATGTGTGAAAACGAAGCACCCCCAGCTGCACATCGAGAGCAAGTTCTACAAGATGatgcagggaggag TGGGAATCCCGTCCATCAAGTGGTGTGGGGCCGAGGGCGACTACAACGTGATGGTCATGGagctgctggggcccagcctTGAGGACCTCTTCAACTTCTGCTCCCGCAAGTTCAGCCTCAAGACGGTGCTGCTCCTGGCCGACCAGATG ATCAGCCGCATTGAGTACATCCACTCCAAGAACTTCATCCACCGGGACGTCAAGCCGGACAACTTCCTCATGGGGCTGGGGAAGAAGGGCAACCTGGTGTACATCATCGATTTCGGCCTGGCCAAGAAGTACCGGGACGCCCGCACCCACCAGCACATCCCCTACAGGGAAAACAAGAACTTAACCGGCACTGCCCGCTACGCCTCCATCAACACCCACCTGGGCATCG AACAAAGCCGCCGGGATGACCTGGAGAGCCTGGGCTACGTGCTCATGTACTTCAACCTGGGctccctgccctggcagggcctCAAGGCCGCCACCAAACGCCAGAAGTACGAGCGGATCAGCGAGAAGAAGATGTCCACACCCATCGAGGTCCTCTGCAAAGGCTACCCCT ccgaGTTCTCCACATACCTCAACTTCTGCCGCTCCCTGCGGTTCGACGACAAGCCCGACTACTCGTACCTGCGCCAGCTCTTCCGCAACCTCTTCCACCGGCAGGGCTTCTCCTACGACTACGTCTTCGACTGGAACATGCTCAAATTC ATGCGGCCCCCCTCTCGCCAGCCCCCCGCCCTTCCCTGTGGACGACCCCAGGACCAACTAG GGTGCAGCCCGGAATCCCGAGGACGTGGACCGGGAGCGGCGAGAGCACGAGCGCGAGGAGAGGATGGGGCAGCTCCGGGGGTCTGCGAcccgggccctgcccccaggcccgccCACGGGGACCCCCGCCAACCGGCTCCGCAGTGCTGCCGAGCCTGTGgcctccaccccagcctcccGCATCCAGCAAGCTG gcAATACTTCTCCCAGAGCGATCTCACGGGtcgacagagagaggaaggtgagcATGAGGCTACACCGGGGCGCTCCGGCCAACGTTTCGTCCTCCGACCTCACTGGGCGGCAAGAGGTCTCCCGGATTTCAGCCTCACAG ACAAGCGTGCCATTTGA
- the CSNK1E gene encoding casein kinase I isoform X2: protein MELRVGNKYRLGRKIGSGSFGDIYLGANIASGEEVAIKLECVKTKHPQLHIESKFYKMMQGGVGIPSIKWCGAEGDYNVMVMELLGPSLEDLFNFCSRKFSLKTVLLLADQMISRIEYIHSKNFIHRDVKPDNFLMGLGKKGNLVYIIDFGLAKKYRDARTHQHIPYRENKNLTGTARYASINTHLGIEQSRRDDLESLGYVLMYFNLGSLPWQGLKAATKRQKYERISEKKMSTPIEVLCKGYPSEFSTYLNFCRSLRFDDKPDYSYLRQLFRNLFHRQGFSYDYVFDWNMLKFGAARNPEDVDRERREHEREERMGQLRGSATRALPPGPPTGTPANRLRSAAEPVASTPASRIQQAGNTSPRAISRVDRERKVSMRLHRGAPANVSSSDLTGRQEVSRISASQTSVPFDHLGK, encoded by the exons GTGCCAACATCGCTTCTGGTGAAGAAGTTGCCATCAAGCTGGAATGTGTGAAAACGAAGCACCCCCAGCTGCACATCGAGAGCAAGTTCTACAAGATGatgcagggaggag TGGGAATCCCGTCCATCAAGTGGTGTGGGGCCGAGGGCGACTACAACGTGATGGTCATGGagctgctggggcccagcctTGAGGACCTCTTCAACTTCTGCTCCCGCAAGTTCAGCCTCAAGACGGTGCTGCTCCTGGCCGACCAGATG ATCAGCCGCATTGAGTACATCCACTCCAAGAACTTCATCCACCGGGACGTCAAGCCGGACAACTTCCTCATGGGGCTGGGGAAGAAGGGCAACCTGGTGTACATCATCGATTTCGGCCTGGCCAAGAAGTACCGGGACGCCCGCACCCACCAGCACATCCCCTACAGGGAAAACAAGAACTTAACCGGCACTGCCCGCTACGCCTCCATCAACACCCACCTGGGCATCG AACAAAGCCGCCGGGATGACCTGGAGAGCCTGGGCTACGTGCTCATGTACTTCAACCTGGGctccctgccctggcagggcctCAAGGCCGCCACCAAACGCCAGAAGTACGAGCGGATCAGCGAGAAGAAGATGTCCACACCCATCGAGGTCCTCTGCAAAGGCTACCCCT ccgaGTTCTCCACATACCTCAACTTCTGCCGCTCCCTGCGGTTCGACGACAAGCCCGACTACTCGTACCTGCGCCAGCTCTTCCGCAACCTCTTCCACCGGCAGGGCTTCTCCTACGACTACGTCTTCGACTGGAACATGCTCAAATTC GGTGCAGCCCGGAATCCCGAGGACGTGGACCGGGAGCGGCGAGAGCACGAGCGCGAGGAGAGGATGGGGCAGCTCCGGGGGTCTGCGAcccgggccctgcccccaggcccgccCACGGGGACCCCCGCCAACCGGCTCCGCAGTGCTGCCGAGCCTGTGgcctccaccccagcctcccGCATCCAGCAAGCTG gcAATACTTCTCCCAGAGCGATCTCACGGGtcgacagagagaggaaggtgagcATGAGGCTACACCGGGGCGCTCCGGCCAACGTTTCGTCCTCCGACCTCACTGGGCGGCAAGAGGTCTCCCGGATTTCAGCCTCACAG ACAAGCGTGCCATTTGACCACCTCGGGAAGTGA